The following are encoded together in the Onychostoma macrolepis isolate SWU-2019 chromosome 03, ASM1243209v1, whole genome shotgun sequence genome:
- the LOC131537338 gene encoding uncharacterized protein LOC131537338 isoform X1, whose amino-acid sequence MNWAEDFILKFQQEERCLEQYVEEFLSVLHLVTAATQIQSVSRSDGGLAPRDDLYSPERQRRSGQLDEPQRQIPSEELVTETAIGTRPREPNESSTQSDMAAVGIELLFRLVRGELAPD is encoded by the exons ATGAACTGGGCTGAGGACTTCATCTTAAAGTTCCAGCAGGAGGAGCGATGTTTGGAGCAGTATGTGGAGGAGTTTCTGAGCGTTTTACATCTG gtcactgcagccacccagatccagtccgtatccagatcagatggtggattggcacctagagatgacctctacagccctgaacgtcagcggagatcaggacaactagatgaaccccagagacagatccccagtgaagaacTTGTCACcgagacggccatcgggacaagaccacgggaaccaaatgagtcctctacacaatctgacatggctgcggttggaattgaactgctgtttcgtctggtcagaggagaactggcccccgactga
- the LOC131537335 gene encoding gastrula zinc finger protein XlCGF8.2DB-like, with product MVFVKEESEENTSEPETWRIKHEEPETWRIKHEEPETWRITHEEQGELFEDNEEKNHVKSGENPKRKDSKKKRAKKQFTCAQCGKGFTCKRTLELHIRVHTGEKLFTCDQCGKSFTQSSNLMKHMHIHTGEKPYSCDQCGRSFTQKGNLLSHMRVHTGEKPFTCDQCGKSFSQSANLKDHINIHTGGKRHACDQCGKTFLWASVLKKHLKVHSKEKPHSCHLCGKGFSCIEHLKVHQKIHAGVKEFMCFECEKTFTLAEHLKRHQRIHTGEKPYKCSHCDKRFIQSSHLKTHERIHTGEKPYKCSHCDNRFRRSGTLKRHERIHTGEKPYV from the exons ATGGTGtttgttaaagaggagagtgaggaGAACACGagtgaaccagaaacctggagaataaaacacgaggaaccagaaacctggagaataaaacacgaggaaccagaaacctggagaataacACACGAGGAACAAGGAG AGTTGTTTGAAGATAATGAGGAGAAAAATCATGTGAAAAGTGGAGAAAACCCCAAACGGAAagattcaaagaaaaaaagagccaAGAAACAATTCACCTGCGCTCAATGTGGAAAAGGTTTCACATGCAAACGCACTCTTGAGCTTCACAttagagttcacactggagagaaactgttcacttgtgatcagtgcgggaagagtttcacacaatcaTCAAACCTTATGAAACACATGCAcattcatactggagagaaaccgtactcatgtgatcagtgtgggagGAGTTTCACACAAAAAGGAAACCTTTTATCACAtatgagagttcatactggagaaaaACCGTTCACTTgcgatcagtgcgggaagagtttctcaCAATCAGCAAATCTTAAGGATCACATTAACATCCACACTGGAGGAAAGCGGCACGCATGTGATCAATGcggcaaaacatttttgtgggctTCAGTCCTGAAGAAACACCTGAAAGTTCATTCAAAGGAGAAACCTCATTCATGCCATTTATGTGGAAAGGGGTTTTCATGTATAGAACATTTGAAAGTTCATCAGAAAATACATGCTGGTGTGAAAGAGttcatgtgctttgagtgtgaaaagacttttactttAGCTGAACATTTAAAACGGCaccagaggattcacactggagaaaaaccttataagtgttcacactgtgacaagagattcattcagtcatcacatctgaaaacacatgagaggatccacactggggAGAAACcgtacaagtgttcacactgcgacAATAGATTCAGACGGTCAGGAACCCTGAAAagacatgagaggattcacactggagagaaaccttatgtgtga
- the LOC131537316 gene encoding zinc finger protein 664-like isoform X3 — MVFVKEESEENMSEPETWRIKQEESETCRIKHEEPETWRIKHEEPETWRIKHEEPETCRIKHEEPETCRIKHEEPETCRIKQEEQGELTEENEENKESSEVEEKNHVKTGEKPLSCSQTKQKDLKKRRAKKSFTCTRCGKSFTHKTSLEHHVKVHTGENPFTCDQCGKSFSQSANLYDHMNIHTGEKQHACDQCGKMFLWASVLKKHLKVHLKEKAHSCHLCGNSFLHQQNLKKHQKTHTGVTEYMCFACEKTFTTATCLKLHERIHTGEKPYKCLHCDKRFSQSVHLKRHNRIHTGVKPYKCSHCDKRFSQAVHLKRHNRIHTGEKPYTCSHCDERFSHSSNLKRHERIHTGEKPYKCSHCDERFSQSSTLKTHERIHTGEKPYMCSHCDERFSQLTTLKTHERIHTGEKPYVCSHCDKRFSHSSTLKIHERIHTGDKPYKCSHCDKRFSHSSTLKTHEMIHTGEKPYHCTAHGKRFNQSSALHSHTKNNHIKASYTGRRV, encoded by the exons ATGGTGtttgttaaagaggagagtgaggaGAACATGagtgaaccagaaacctggagaataaaacaggaggaaTCAGAAACctgcagaataaaacacgaggaaccagaaacctggagaataaaacacgaggaaccagaaacctggagaataaaacacgaggaaccagaaacctgcagaataaaacacgaggaaccagaaacctgcagaataaaacacgaggaaccagaaacctgcagaataaaacaggaggaacaaggag agtTGACTGAAGAAAATGAGGAGAATAAAGAATCAAGTGAAGTTGAGGAGAAAAATCATGTcaaaactggagaaaaacctttgaGTTGCTCTCAAACCAAacagaaagatttaaagaaaagaagagccaagaaatctttcacctgcactcggtgtggaaagagtttcacacacaaaacaagTCTTGAGCATCACGTGaaagttcatactggagagaacccattcacttgtgatcaatgcgggaagagtttctcaCAATCAGCAAACCTTTATGATCACATGAatatccacactggagagaagcagCACGCATGCGATCAATGcggtaaaatgtttttatgggcTTCAGTTCTGAAGAAACACTTGAAAGTTCATTTAAAGGAGAAGgcacattcatgtcatttgtgtggtAACAGTTTTTTGCATCAACAAAATTTGAAAAAGCATCAGAAAACACATACTGGTGTGACAGAATACATGTGCTTTGCGTGTGAAAAGACTTTTACTACAGCGACCTGTTTAAAActgcatgagaggattcacactggagaaaaaccttataagtgtttgcactgtgacaagagattcagtcagtcagtGCATCTGAAAAGACACAataggatccacactggagtgaaaccttataagtgttctcactgtgacaagagattcagtcaggCAGTACATCTGAAAAGACACAATAGGATCCACACTGGGGAAAAACCTTATacgtgttcacactgtgacgagagattcagtcattcatcaaatctgaaaagacacgagaggatccacactggagagaaaccttataagtgttcacactgtgatgAGAGATTCAGTCAGTCATCAACTCTGAAAACAcacgagaggatccacactggagagaaaccgtatatgtgttcacactgtgacgaGAGATTCAGTCAGTTAACAACTCTGAAAACACacgagaggattcacactggagaaaaaccttatgtgtgttcacactgtgacaagagattcagtcattCATCAACTCTGAAAatacatgagaggattcacactggagataaaccttacaagtgttcacactgtgacaagagattcagtcattcatcaactctgaaaacacatgagatgatccacactggagagaaaccgtatcactgcactgcacaTGGGAAGCGTTTCAATCAATCATCTGCTCTACACAGTCATACAAAAAACAATCACATTAAGGCCTCATACACAGGGAGACGCGTTTAG
- the LOC131537316 gene encoding zinc finger protein 883-like isoform X1: protein MVFVKEESEENMSEPETWRIKQEESETCRIKHEEPETWRIKHEEPETWRIKHEEPETCRIKHEEPETCRIKHEEPETCRIKQEEQGEFIEESEVNEELNEDEEKNHVKTGEKYLSCSQTKQKDLKKRRANKSSACTQCGKSLTSKYSLDRHMKIHTGEKPYTCDQCGKSFIQSAHLKKHMNIHTGEKLYSCDQCDKTFSSASVQKKHLTVHTKEKPYSCYLCGKSFSHFSILKVHQKIHTGVREYMCLECEETFTSAKFLKLHERIHTGEKPYHCTACGNRFNNSSALHRHTKNYHKLTEENEENKESSEVEEKNHVKTGEKPLSCSQTKQKDLKKRRAKKSFTCTRCGKSFTHKTSLEHHVKVHTGENPFTCDQCGKSFSQSANLYDHMNIHTGEKQHACDQCGKMFLWASVLKKHLKVHLKEKAHSCHLCGNSFLHQQNLKKHQKTHTGVTEYMCFACEKTFTTATCLKLHERIHTGEKPYKCLHCDKRFSQSVHLKRHNRIHTGVKPYKCSHCDKRFSQAVHLKRHNRIHTGEKPYTCSHCDERFSHSSNLKRHERIHTGEKPYKCSHCDERFSQSSTLKTHERIHTGEKPYMCSHCDERFSQLTTLKTHERIHTGEKPYVCSHCDKRFSHSSTLKIHERIHTGDKPYKCSHCDKRFSHSSTLKTHEMIHTGEKPYHCTAHGKRFNQSSALHSHTKNNHIKASYTGRRV, encoded by the exons ATGGTGtttgttaaagaggagagtgaggaGAACATGagtgaaccagaaacctggagaataaaacaggaggaaTCAGAAACctgcagaataaaacacgaggaaccagaaacctggagaataaaacacgaggaaccagaaacctggagaataaaacacgaggaaccagaaacctgcagaataaaacacgaggaaccagaaacctgcagaataaaacacgaggaaccagaaacctgcagaataaaacaggaggaacaaggag agTTTATTGAAGAAAGTGAGGTGAACGAAGAATTGAATGAAGATGAGGAGAAAAATCATGTCAAAACTGGAGAAAAATATTTGAGTTGCTCTCAAACGAAacagaaagatttaaagaaaagaagagccaATAAATCTTCtgcctgcactcagtgtggaaagagtttgacAAGCAAATATAGTCTTGATCGTCACATGAAAATTCATAcgggagagaaaccttacacatgtgatcaatgtgggaagagtttcataCAATCAGCACACCTTAAgaaacacatgaacatccacactggagagaaactgtacTCATGTGATCAATGTGATAAAACCTTTTCGAGCGCTTCAGTCCAAAAGAAACACCTGACagttcatacaaaggagaagccatattcatgttatttatgtggaaagagtttttcacatttttcaattttgaaagtacatcagaaaatacacactggtgtgagagagtacatgtgcttGGAGTGTGAAGAGACTTTTACTTCAGCAAAGTTTTTAAAActgcatgagaggattcacactggagagaaaccgtatcactgcactgcatgtggGAACCGTTTCAATAATTCATCTGCTCTACACAGACATACAAAAAACTATCACA agtTGACTGAAGAAAATGAGGAGAATAAAGAATCAAGTGAAGTTGAGGAGAAAAATCATGTcaaaactggagaaaaacctttgaGTTGCTCTCAAACCAAacagaaagatttaaagaaaagaagagccaagaaatctttcacctgcactcggtgtggaaagagtttcacacacaaaacaagTCTTGAGCATCACGTGaaagttcatactggagagaacccattcacttgtgatcaatgcgggaagagtttctcaCAATCAGCAAACCTTTATGATCACATGAatatccacactggagagaagcagCACGCATGCGATCAATGcggtaaaatgtttttatgggcTTCAGTTCTGAAGAAACACTTGAAAGTTCATTTAAAGGAGAAGgcacattcatgtcatttgtgtggtAACAGTTTTTTGCATCAACAAAATTTGAAAAAGCATCAGAAAACACATACTGGTGTGACAGAATACATGTGCTTTGCGTGTGAAAAGACTTTTACTACAGCGACCTGTTTAAAActgcatgagaggattcacactggagaaaaaccttataagtgtttgcactgtgacaagagattcagtcagtcagtGCATCTGAAAAGACACAataggatccacactggagtgaaaccttataagtgttctcactgtgacaagagattcagtcaggCAGTACATCTGAAAAGACACAATAGGATCCACACTGGGGAAAAACCTTATacgtgttcacactgtgacgagagattcagtcattcatcaaatctgaaaagacacgagaggatccacactggagagaaaccttataagtgttcacactgtgatgAGAGATTCAGTCAGTCATCAACTCTGAAAACAcacgagaggatccacactggagagaaaccgtatatgtgttcacactgtgacgaGAGATTCAGTCAGTTAACAACTCTGAAAACACacgagaggattcacactggagaaaaaccttatgtgtgttcacactgtgacaagagattcagtcattCATCAACTCTGAAAatacatgagaggattcacactggagataaaccttacaagtgttcacactgtgacaagagattcagtcattcatcaactctgaaaacacatgagatgatccacactggagagaaaccgtatcactgcactgcacaTGGGAAGCGTTTCAATCAATCATCTGCTCTACACAGTCATACAAAAAACAATCACATTAAGGCCTCATACACAGGGAGACGCGTTTAG
- the LOC131537338 gene encoding uncharacterized protein LOC131537338 isoform X2, producing the protein MFGAVCGGVSERFTSATQIQSVSRSDGGLAPRDDLYSPERQRRSGQLDEPQRQIPSEELVTETAIGTRPREPNESSTQSDMAAVGIELLFRLVRGELAPD; encoded by the exons ATGTTTGGAGCAGTATGTGGAGGAGTTTCTGAGCGTTTTACATCTG ccacccagatccagtccgtatccagatcagatggtggattggcacctagagatgacctctacagccctgaacgtcagcggagatcaggacaactagatgaaccccagagacagatccccagtgaagaacTTGTCACcgagacggccatcgggacaagaccacgggaaccaaatgagtcctctacacaatctgacatggctgcggttggaattgaactgctgtttcgtctggtcagaggagaactggcccccgactga
- the LOC131537316 gene encoding zinc finger protein 271-like isoform X2, which translates to MKIHTGEKPYTCDQCGKSFIQSAHLKKHMNIHTGEKLYSCDQCDKTFSSASVQKKHLTVHTKEKPYSCYLCGKSFSHFSILKVHQKIHTGVREYMCLECEETFTSAKFLKLHERIHTGEKPYHCTACGNRFNNSSALHRHTKNYHKLTEENEENKESSEVEEKNHVKTGEKPLSCSQTKQKDLKKRRAKKSFTCTRCGKSFTHKTSLEHHVKVHTGENPFTCDQCGKSFSQSANLYDHMNIHTGEKQHACDQCGKMFLWASVLKKHLKVHLKEKAHSCHLCGNSFLHQQNLKKHQKTHTGVTEYMCFACEKTFTTATCLKLHERIHTGEKPYKCLHCDKRFSQSVHLKRHNRIHTGVKPYKCSHCDKRFSQAVHLKRHNRIHTGEKPYTCSHCDERFSHSSNLKRHERIHTGEKPYKCSHCDERFSQSSTLKTHERIHTGEKPYMCSHCDERFSQLTTLKTHERIHTGEKPYVCSHCDKRFSHSSTLKIHERIHTGDKPYKCSHCDKRFSHSSTLKTHEMIHTGEKPYHCTAHGKRFNQSSALHSHTKNNHIKASYTGRRV; encoded by the exons ATGAAAATTCATAcgggagagaaaccttacacatgtgatcaatgtgggaagagtttcataCAATCAGCACACCTTAAgaaacacatgaacatccacactggagagaaactgtacTCATGTGATCAATGTGATAAAACCTTTTCGAGCGCTTCAGTCCAAAAGAAACACCTGACagttcatacaaaggagaagccatattcatgttatttatgtggaaagagtttttcacatttttcaattttgaaagtacatcagaaaatacacactggtgtgagagagtacatgtgcttGGAGTGTGAAGAGACTTTTACTTCAGCAAAGTTTTTAAAActgcatgagaggattcacactggagagaaaccgtatcactgcactgcatgtggGAACCGTTTCAATAATTCATCTGCTCTACACAGACATACAAAAAACTATCACA agtTGACTGAAGAAAATGAGGAGAATAAAGAATCAAGTGAAGTTGAGGAGAAAAATCATGTcaaaactggagaaaaacctttgaGTTGCTCTCAAACCAAacagaaagatttaaagaaaagaagagccaagaaatctttcacctgcactcggtgtggaaagagtttcacacacaaaacaagTCTTGAGCATCACGTGaaagttcatactggagagaacccattcacttgtgatcaatgcgggaagagtttctcaCAATCAGCAAACCTTTATGATCACATGAatatccacactggagagaagcagCACGCATGCGATCAATGcggtaaaatgtttttatgggcTTCAGTTCTGAAGAAACACTTGAAAGTTCATTTAAAGGAGAAGgcacattcatgtcatttgtgtggtAACAGTTTTTTGCATCAACAAAATTTGAAAAAGCATCAGAAAACACATACTGGTGTGACAGAATACATGTGCTTTGCGTGTGAAAAGACTTTTACTACAGCGACCTGTTTAAAActgcatgagaggattcacactggagaaaaaccttataagtgtttgcactgtgacaagagattcagtcagtcagtGCATCTGAAAAGACACAataggatccacactggagtgaaaccttataagtgttctcactgtgacaagagattcagtcaggCAGTACATCTGAAAAGACACAATAGGATCCACACTGGGGAAAAACCTTATacgtgttcacactgtgacgagagattcagtcattcatcaaatctgaaaagacacgagaggatccacactggagagaaaccttataagtgttcacactgtgatgAGAGATTCAGTCAGTCATCAACTCTGAAAACAcacgagaggatccacactggagagaaaccgtatatgtgttcacactgtgacgaGAGATTCAGTCAGTTAACAACTCTGAAAACACacgagaggattcacactggagaaaaaccttatgtgtgttcacactgtgacaagagattcagtcattCATCAACTCTGAAAatacatgagaggattcacactggagataaaccttacaagtgttcacactgtgacaagagattcagtcattcatcaactctgaaaacacatgagatgatccacactggagagaaaccgtatcactgcactgcacaTGGGAAGCGTTTCAATCAATCATCTGCTCTACACAGTCATACAAAAAACAATCACATTAAGGCCTCATACACAGGGAGACGCGTTTAG